A section of the Leptotrichia sp. HSP-342 genome encodes:
- the der gene encoding ribosome biogenesis GTPase Der, which yields MKHTVAIVGRPNVGKSTLFNKLVGDRLSIVKDEPGVTRDRLYREMEWSGKEFILVDTGGLEPRTEDFMMGKIKQQAQVAIDEADVIIFLVDGKAGITGLDEDVATVLRRQDKKVVVAVNKIDNYMRDQENIFEFYGLGFEEVIGISGEHKTNLGDLLDAVINKFENKKIKRTEEGLNIAILGRPNAGKSSLVNKLLNEERSIVSDIAGTTRDSIDSSLRYNGETYTLIDTAGIRRKSKVEDDIEYYSVLRAIKAIKRADVCVLMLDATELLTDQDKRIAGMIYEERKPIIIAVNKWDLIEKDNNSVKEFTALIKADLAFLDYAPIVTISALTGKRTLNILEQAKFINEEYHKKISTGLLNQILAEMIAQNPVPTRKGRAVKINYATQVSQAPPKFAFFANNPELIHFSYQRYIENKLREYFGFEGCPIDIVFNKKSDKSFG from the coding sequence ATGAAACATACAGTAGCGATTGTTGGTAGACCTAATGTGGGGAAATCAACGTTATTTAATAAGCTGGTAGGTGACAGGCTGTCTATCGTGAAGGATGAGCCAGGAGTTACTAGAGACAGGCTTTATCGTGAGATGGAGTGGAGCGGAAAAGAGTTCATCTTGGTAGATACTGGAGGGCTTGAGCCACGTACAGAAGACTTTATGATGGGGAAAATTAAGCAGCAGGCACAGGTTGCAATTGACGAGGCGGATGTAATTATATTTCTGGTAGATGGAAAAGCTGGGATTACTGGGCTTGACGAGGATGTGGCAACTGTGCTTAGAAGGCAGGATAAAAAGGTTGTTGTAGCTGTAAACAAGATTGACAATTATATGCGTGACCAGGAAAATATTTTTGAATTTTATGGACTAGGATTTGAAGAAGTTATTGGAATTTCTGGGGAGCATAAGACTAATTTGGGAGATTTGCTTGATGCTGTAATTAATAAATTTGAGAATAAGAAAATAAAAAGGACAGAAGAAGGACTTAATATTGCAATTCTTGGAAGACCAAATGCTGGAAAATCTTCACTTGTAAATAAGCTTTTAAATGAAGAACGTTCGATTGTAAGTGATATTGCCGGAACGACTAGAGATTCGATTGACTCGAGTTTGAGATATAACGGAGAAACTTATACATTAATTGATACAGCGGGAATCCGTAGAAAATCCAAAGTGGAAGATGACATTGAATATTACAGTGTGTTACGTGCAATAAAAGCTATAAAAAGGGCAGATGTGTGTGTGTTGATGCTAGATGCAACAGAACTTTTGACAGATCAGGATAAAAGAATTGCAGGGATGATCTATGAGGAGAGAAAGCCGATTATTATTGCAGTAAACAAATGGGATTTGATTGAAAAGGATAACAACAGTGTGAAGGAATTTACGGCTTTGATAAAAGCAGACTTAGCATTTTTAGATTATGCTCCAATTGTTACAATTTCGGCATTGACTGGGAAAAGGACGTTGAATATACTAGAACAGGCTAAATTTATCAATGAAGAATACCATAAAAAGATATCAACTGGACTATTGAATCAGATCTTGGCAGAAATGATAGCACAGAATCCAGTACCTACAAGAAAAGGGCGGGCAGTAAAAATAAATTATGCGACACAGGTAAGTCAGGCACCGCCAAAATTTGCATTTTTTGCGAACAATCCAGAATTAATACATTTTTCTTATCAAAGATATATTGAGAATAAATTAAGAGAATATTTTGGATTTGAAGGGTGTCCGATTGATATTGTGTTTAATAAGAAAAGTGACAAGTCCTTTGGATAA
- a CDS encoding divergent PAP2 family protein encodes MSGGILFGNRLLDVAAISCFSAQFYKVFFPVFKGQKPQWTRLIQTGGMPSSHASTVVSLVTGVSLLKGLNSIEFAISMVFAGIVLYDATGVRQQAGKHAKALNTLIEAIEHHEGIEIINEKFKELLGHTPIEVFWGSVLGVVVGLLFKGYILG; translated from the coding sequence ATGAGTGGAGGAATACTGTTTGGAAATAGGCTTCTTGATGTTGCGGCGATTTCATGCTTTTCGGCACAGTTCTATAAAGTTTTTTTTCCTGTGTTCAAGGGACAGAAACCACAATGGACAAGGCTTATCCAGACTGGTGGTATGCCGAGTTCTCATGCTTCAACAGTTGTTTCTCTTGTAACAGGTGTATCTTTACTAAAGGGACTTAATTCCATTGAATTTGCAATTTCCATGGTATTTGCTGGAATTGTCCTGTATGATGCGACAGGAGTACGTCAGCAAGCTGGAAAACATGCGAAAGCTTTGAATACACTTATAGAAGCAATTGAACATCACGAAGGAATAGAAATAATCAATGAAAAATTTAAGGAGTTGCTGGGACATACTCCAATAGAAGTATTTTGGGGAAGTGTACTAGGAGTTGTCGTAGGACTTTTATTTAAGGGCTATATATTGGGCTAA
- the yhbY gene encoding ribosome assembly RNA-binding protein YhbY, giving the protein MIQLSSKERAFLKKLAHNLDPIVRIGKDGIDENVLKSIAEVVKKRELIKVKILQNSSIEFDREMGDEIAQKTKSVFVDKIGKVLIFFKPKNKKDAKVTPEFNEFKKNKTKK; this is encoded by the coding sequence ATGATACAGCTTTCAAGTAAAGAGAGAGCTTTTTTAAAGAAATTGGCACATAACTTGGATCCAATTGTAAGAATTGGAAAGGATGGAATTGATGAAAATGTACTAAAGTCAATTGCAGAAGTTGTGAAAAAAAGAGAATTGATAAAAGTAAAAATATTGCAAAATTCATCGATTGAATTTGACAGGGAAATGGGAGATGAAATTGCTCAGAAAACAAAATCAGTTTTTGTAGATAAAATAGGAAAAGTACTGATATTTTTTAAGCCTAAAAATAAAAAGGATGCAAAAGTTACTCCTGAATTTAATGAGTTTAAAAAAAATAAGACTAAAAAATAG
- a CDS encoding ribonuclease J produces MSEKEKNEFGSQTFKRNFSKKEEINKIKSGMKRFRRKSTNRRHLDEKNEIRYIPRVNDRNRHIDKEVDGKEEKMYVIPLGGIEEVGKNMTAFQYKDEIIVVDAGLTFPEDEHLGIDVIIPDFSYLESNRHKIKGLLLTHGHEDHIGAIPYFYQKLGTENIPMYGGRLTLALAKAKFEKKDAKLPKEKVISGRTILKVSKYFTVEFISVTHSIADCYAICIKTPAATILHSGDFKVDLTPVDGEGFDFGRLAQLGEEGVDLLLSDSTNAQIPGFTPSERTVGESLKDEFAKADGRIILAAFASHVHRLQQIVNIALKHGRKIAIDGRSMVKIFEICSNLGYLKIPKDIMIDIDKVETYPADRVLILCTGTQGEPLAALSRIANGTHKYISLREGDTVVISATPIPGNEKAATKNINQLMKRNADVVFEKGIGIHVSGHGCQEEQKLMLNLVKPKFFLPVHGEYAMIKKHKELAVAVGVPEKNVILSENGAKLELSKTKFRTAGKVPSGATFIDGFGIGDIGNAVLKDRQNLADDGIVIISISQYRNGKFNKQVELVTRGFVYNKDAESLLSETKELIKMELSSMENEGIKEIGKIKQRIRAKIGEFLNKETDREPIILPIIMEV; encoded by the coding sequence ATGTCAGAAAAAGAAAAAAATGAGTTCGGAAGTCAAACTTTTAAAAGAAACTTTTCTAAAAAAGAAGAGATTAATAAAATAAAATCTGGAATGAAAAGATTTAGAAGAAAAAGCACGAATCGAAGACATTTAGATGAAAAAAATGAAATACGTTATATTCCAAGAGTAAACGACAGGAATAGACATATAGACAAGGAAGTGGATGGAAAAGAAGAAAAGATGTATGTAATTCCACTTGGAGGTATTGAGGAAGTTGGAAAAAATATGACAGCTTTTCAATATAAAGATGAAATTATTGTAGTGGATGCAGGGCTCACTTTTCCAGAAGATGAGCATTTGGGGATAGATGTCATAATTCCAGATTTTTCATATCTAGAATCAAACAGACACAAAATAAAAGGCTTACTTTTGACACATGGACATGAAGATCATATAGGAGCAATCCCTTATTTTTACCAAAAATTAGGGACAGAAAATATACCGATGTATGGTGGAAGATTAACACTTGCTCTTGCAAAAGCAAAATTTGAGAAAAAAGATGCAAAATTACCGAAAGAAAAAGTAATTAGTGGGAGAACAATCTTAAAAGTCTCAAAATATTTTACAGTTGAATTTATAAGTGTAACACACAGTATTGCAGACTGTTATGCAATTTGTATAAAGACTCCGGCAGCAACAATTTTACATTCTGGAGATTTTAAGGTAGACTTAACGCCCGTTGATGGAGAAGGATTTGATTTTGGAAGATTGGCTCAGTTAGGTGAAGAAGGTGTAGATTTATTGCTATCAGATAGTACAAATGCACAAATTCCTGGATTTACACCATCAGAAAGAACAGTTGGGGAAAGCTTGAAAGATGAATTTGCAAAGGCTGATGGAAGAATTATTTTAGCTGCATTTGCTTCACATGTGCATAGATTACAGCAAATCGTAAATATTGCATTAAAACATGGAAGAAAAATTGCAATCGACGGAAGAAGCATGGTAAAAATCTTTGAAATCTGTTCAAATCTTGGATATTTAAAAATACCGAAAGATATAATGATTGATATTGATAAAGTTGAAACTTATCCAGCTGACAGAGTGCTTATTTTGTGTACTGGAACACAAGGGGAGCCTCTTGCTGCGCTTTCAAGAATTGCAAATGGAACGCACAAATATATTTCACTAAGGGAAGGGGATACAGTTGTAATTTCGGCAACGCCTATTCCTGGAAATGAAAAAGCGGCAACAAAAAATATAAATCAGCTTATGAAACGTAATGCAGATGTTGTATTTGAAAAAGGAATTGGAATACACGTATCAGGACATGGATGCCAGGAAGAACAGAAACTTATGTTAAATCTAGTAAAACCTAAATTTTTCCTTCCTGTACATGGAGAATATGCAATGATAAAAAAACATAAGGAATTGGCAGTTGCAGTAGGAGTACCTGAAAAAAATGTTATTTTATCAGAGAATGGAGCAAAACTGGAATTGTCGAAAACTAAATTCAGAACAGCAGGAAAAGTACCTAGTGGTGCAACATTTATCGATGGATTTGGAATTGGGGATATTGGGAATGCTGTGTTGAAAGATAGACAAAATCTGGCAGATGACGGAATAGTTATTATTTCGATTTCTCAATATAGAAATGGTAAGTTTAATAAACAAGTTGAGCTTGTAACACGTGGTTTTGTGTATAATAAAGATGCAGAAAGCTTATTATCAGAAACAAAAGAGCTGATTAAGATGGAACTTAGCAGCATGGAAAATGAAGGAATAAAAGAGATTGGTAAGATTAAACAGAGAATAAGAGCGAAAATAGGAGAGTTCCTAAATAAAGAAACAGATAGAGAGCCTATTATTTTACCAATTATAATGGAGGTTTAG
- the mrdA gene encoding penicillin-binding protein 2, which produces MRELDKEEKSIRFVAFLILVGIVFLIMVIQLFSLQILNASQYAEQALQNRIRTNIIKATRGEIYDREGKLLAKNTTGYQLIHSHTHTLEPKDLALLNEVKNMKTVQEIDARLSSERPAVAKRIRETIFDINKISQLTAYPVDYLIDRFFKQQRMGTDKKILVIEDLDKQVALRAIEKIDNDRIDIVEYNKRFYPEDSLASHVIGYVKPISEKEYEQLKKDGYRNSDLIGKKGVERSYDKEMKGQDGKENVEVDAKGNVIRQVETSESVAGKNIYLSIDMELQKYMTEAFEGKSGAFIAMEAKTGKIIAFVSNPEISLNLLSSRIPDNQWNELVNSKAKPLVNKGIAGLYPPGSTFKAITGMGILESGISPTETVTSTGQYRYGNLIFRDSHKSGNGVTNFAKSIEQSVNTYYYVFSQKAGVKNIVKYAKEFGIGAKTGIDIPGEMVGTLPSPEWKKNRFKKKQDQKWLPGDLINMSIGQGYVLVTPIQIASAYQAIANNGVQLKPTLIDRFVSYTGKVENNMPKIQRKLNVSAKNLKLLQNALKLPVSGYGGTVKLLKIEGYPVSAKTGTAQNSGFKDHHSWIAGYFPSDNPEIVFVSIVEGGGYGGVASGNMALKFILKYRDKYVIKKAQAEMQKKQEEEKKKQQANNKNLVKR; this is translated from the coding sequence ATGAGAGAATTAGATAAAGAAGAAAAAAGCATACGGTTTGTCGCCTTTCTCATTCTTGTGGGAATAGTTTTTTTAATTATGGTGATACAACTGTTTTCATTGCAGATATTAAATGCTTCACAATATGCAGAACAAGCGTTACAAAATAGAATTAGAACAAATATAATAAAAGCAACACGTGGAGAAATCTATGATAGGGAAGGAAAACTTCTTGCCAAAAATACCACAGGTTACCAACTGATACATTCACATACTCATACTCTGGAACCAAAAGATTTGGCACTTCTAAATGAAGTGAAGAATATGAAAACAGTACAAGAAATTGATGCAAGACTTTCTAGCGAACGTCCTGCAGTTGCTAAACGTATTAGAGAGACAATATTTGATATAAACAAGATAAGCCAGCTAACAGCTTATCCAGTAGATTATTTAATAGATAGATTCTTTAAGCAGCAGAGAATGGGAACGGATAAAAAGATACTTGTTATTGAAGATTTGGATAAGCAAGTGGCATTAAGAGCAATTGAAAAGATTGATAATGACAGAATTGATATTGTTGAATATAATAAAAGATTTTATCCAGAAGATTCACTTGCTTCACATGTTATTGGATATGTAAAACCAATTAGTGAAAAGGAATACGAGCAGCTGAAAAAGGATGGCTACAGAAATAGCGACCTAATTGGTAAAAAAGGTGTGGAACGTTCTTATGACAAAGAAATGAAGGGGCAGGACGGGAAAGAAAATGTAGAAGTTGATGCTAAAGGAAATGTTATAAGACAAGTGGAAACAAGTGAGAGCGTTGCAGGAAAAAATATTTATCTTTCTATTGACATGGAGCTTCAGAAATATATGACAGAAGCTTTTGAAGGAAAAAGTGGAGCATTTATCGCAATGGAAGCTAAAACTGGGAAAATTATTGCATTTGTAAGTAATCCAGAAATCAGTCTAAATCTTTTAAGTTCAAGAATACCTGACAATCAATGGAATGAACTTGTAAATTCAAAGGCAAAACCTCTTGTAAATAAAGGTATCGCAGGACTTTATCCACCAGGATCAACTTTCAAGGCGATTACTGGGATGGGAATACTGGAATCTGGAATTTCTCCAACTGAAACTGTAACTTCGACAGGACAGTACAGATATGGAAATCTTATTTTTAGAGATTCACATAAATCAGGAAATGGAGTTACTAATTTTGCAAAATCTATTGAGCAATCTGTAAATACGTATTATTATGTATTTTCTCAAAAGGCTGGAGTAAAAAATATCGTAAAATATGCAAAGGAATTTGGAATAGGAGCTAAAACAGGGATTGATATTCCTGGAGAAATGGTCGGTACTTTACCGAGTCCTGAATGGAAGAAAAATAGATTTAAGAAAAAACAGGATCAAAAATGGCTGCCGGGAGATTTGATAAACATGTCAATTGGGCAAGGATATGTTCTAGTTACGCCAATACAGATAGCTTCAGCATATCAGGCAATTGCAAATAATGGAGTTCAGCTAAAACCCACACTTATTGATAGATTTGTAAGCTATACTGGAAAAGTTGAAAATAATATGCCAAAAATTCAAAGAAAGTTGAATGTAAGTGCAAAAAATCTAAAATTATTGCAAAATGCCTTAAAACTACCTGTAAGTGGTTATGGAGGAACTGTAAAGCTATTAAAAATTGAAGGATATCCAGTTTCTGCAAAAACGGGTACAGCACAGAATTCAGGATTTAAGGATCATCATTCGTGGATAGCAGGGTATTTTCCGTCAGACAATCCAGAAATTGTATTTGTATCAATAGTTGAAGGTGGAGGATATGGAGGAGTAGCTTCTGGAAACATGGCTCTTAAATTTATATTGAAATACAGAGATAAATACGTTATAAAAAAAGCTCAAGCAGAAATGCAGAAAAAGCAAGAAGAAGAAAAGAAAAAACAGCAAGCAAATAATAAAAATTTGGTAAAAAGATAA
- the rsfS gene encoding ribosome silencing factor, which produces MSEISNNYEKEVQEIINIMEDKKAQDIKVYDMRGKSPFFDYSILCTGSSSRNIEAIATDIKKSLENVKSVEGLDEANWVLIDAGDLIISVFSKDAREYYRLDDFYNGVNDKNIEIDENVGE; this is translated from the coding sequence ATGAGTGAAATAAGTAATAATTATGAAAAAGAAGTTCAAGAGATAATTAATATTATGGAAGATAAGAAAGCACAGGATATAAAGGTATATGATATGAGAGGGAAATCTCCGTTTTTTGATTATTCAATTTTATGTACTGGGAGTTCTTCTAGAAATATTGAGGCAATAGCAACTGATATAAAGAAAAGCCTTGAGAATGTGAAAAGTGTGGAAGGACTTGATGAGGCAAACTGGGTTTTAATTGATGCTGGGGATTTGATTATTAGCGTATTTAGTAAGGATGCAAGAGAATATTACAGATTGGATGATTTTTACAATGGGGTAAATGATAAAAATATTGAAATTGATGAAAATGTTGGGGAATAG
- a CDS encoding RsmE family RNA methyltransferase has product MLTVIAEKENIDENNGKILIKDKSDCNHIQNVYRLNIGDELRIINGEYEYFTKIIEISKKEVAVKISEKKEDSYSLNVNIDVAMGILKNDKMNLAIQKLTEIGVNKIIPLKTERVVVKINEKKEKWDVVVRETLKQCRGIKFTEITPVKKLVEIEYSKYDKIIFAYENSDESKPLSEIIKKEDKNILYIIGPEGGITQEEVNFLKENKAIEISLGKRILRAETAAIVVCGIIANFYI; this is encoded by the coding sequence TTGTTGACAGTAATAGCGGAAAAAGAAAATATTGATGAAAATAATGGAAAGATTCTGATAAAAGATAAATCAGACTGCAATCATATCCAAAATGTTTATCGTCTAAATATAGGCGATGAATTACGGATAATTAATGGTGAATATGAATATTTTACAAAAATTATTGAAATCTCAAAAAAGGAAGTTGCTGTAAAAATATCGGAAAAAAAAGAAGACAGCTACTCTTTAAATGTAAATATTGATGTTGCAATGGGAATTTTGAAAAATGATAAAATGAATCTGGCAATACAGAAACTGACGGAAATCGGTGTAAATAAGATAATTCCTTTAAAGACAGAACGAGTTGTTGTAAAAATTAATGAAAAAAAAGAAAAATGGGACGTAGTTGTAAGGGAAACACTAAAACAGTGCAGAGGAATAAAATTTACTGAAATTACGCCTGTGAAAAAACTTGTAGAAATCGAATATTCTAAATACGATAAAATAATCTTTGCTTATGAAAATAGCGATGAATCAAAACCTTTGTCAGAAATAATAAAAAAAGAAGATAAAAATATTTTATACATAATTGGTCCAGAAGGTGGGATTACCCAAGAGGAAGTTAATTTTTTAAAAGAAAACAAGGCAATAGAAATTAGCCTAGGAAAACGTATTTTAAGAGCAGAAACTGCGGCAATTGTGGTGTGTGGTATTATTGCCAATTTTTATATATAA
- the ruvB gene encoding Holliday junction branch migration DNA helicase RuvB codes for MNEERILEPKELGEDNIQRSLRPKTFKEYIGQQDLKEKMNIFIKAAKMRNESLDHILLYGPPGLGKTTLAGVIATEMGVNLKITTGPVLEKAGDLAAILTSLEENDILFIDEIHRLNTSVEEILYPAMEDGELDILIGKGPSARSIRVELSQFTLIGATTRAGQLSTPLRDRFGVTHRMEYYQLEELKEIIRRGANILNISYDEEGITEIAKRSRGTPRIANRLLKRARDFALVEGSGVLEKESVDGILRLLGVDDNGLDELDRNILLSIINVYNGGPVGIETLSLLLGEDRRTIEEVYEPYLVKIGFIKRTPRGRVVTEFGYKHLGIEKIFSEKE; via the coding sequence ATGAATGAGGAAAGAATATTGGAACCAAAGGAATTAGGGGAGGACAATATTCAAAGAAGTTTACGGCCAAAAACTTTTAAGGAATATATTGGCCAGCAAGATTTGAAAGAAAAAATGAATATATTTATAAAAGCTGCTAAAATGAGGAATGAATCGCTTGATCATATTTTATTGTATGGGCCTCCAGGATTGGGAAAAACTACGCTTGCAGGAGTTATTGCCACAGAAATGGGAGTGAACTTGAAGATAACGACAGGGCCTGTACTGGAGAAAGCGGGAGATTTAGCGGCTATTTTGACTTCTTTGGAGGAAAATGATATTTTGTTTATTGATGAGATTCATAGATTGAATACATCGGTAGAGGAAATTTTGTATCCTGCAATGGAAGATGGGGAACTGGATATTCTTATCGGGAAAGGGCCGTCTGCAAGAAGTATTCGTGTAGAATTGTCACAATTTACGCTAATCGGTGCGACAACAAGGGCGGGACAGTTAAGTACACCGCTTAGAGACAGATTTGGAGTTACTCATAGAATGGAGTACTATCAATTAGAAGAATTGAAAGAAATTATACGAAGAGGAGCAAATATTCTTAATATTTCGTATGATGAAGAAGGAATTACGGAAATCGCCAAAAGAAGCCGAGGAACTCCTAGAATTGCAAACAGGCTTTTAAAAAGAGCAAGAGACTTTGCATTGGTGGAAGGTTCGGGTGTTTTGGAAAAAGAAAGCGTTGATGGTATTTTGAGGCTTTTGGGAGTAGACGATAACGGACTTGATGAATTAGATAGAAATATCCTGCTTTCAATTATAAATGTGTATAATGGAGGGCCTGTTGGAATTGAAACATTGTCACTTTTACTTGGGGAAGACAGACGAACGATAGAAGAAGTTTATGAGCCATATTTGGTAAAAATAGGGTTTATAAAAAGAACACCACGTGGTAGAGTTGTAACCGAATTTGGCTATAAGCATTTAGGAATTGAAAAAATATTTAGTGAAAAAGAATAA
- a CDS encoding DUF445 domain-containing protein, translating into MGNLLIQLAIMVFVGTLIGWFTNYLAIKLLFRPYKEVNLLFFKIQGLIPKNRDRISENLAETIEKELISVEHITAKLKDSNIINDDVLDKLLDKVIGEKLKNSVLEKNPLLKMFLNDSLIEKIKSYFKKSILENKEEIVEEIIKIAEDKINFKEIMLEKMKNFSLEEMEKIILSVSKNELKHIEIIGGVLGGIIALFQFFIMLLLKQI; encoded by the coding sequence TTGGGAAATTTATTAATACAGCTGGCTATAATGGTTTTTGTTGGAACTCTTATAGGATGGTTTACGAATTATCTGGCAATAAAATTGTTATTTAGACCTTATAAGGAAGTAAACCTGCTGTTTTTTAAAATACAGGGACTAATCCCTAAAAATAGGGACAGAATATCAGAAAATCTCGCTGAAACAATTGAAAAAGAACTAATTTCAGTAGAGCATATTACAGCAAAGTTAAAAGATAGCAATATTATTAATGATGATGTTTTAGATAAACTGCTTGATAAAGTCATAGGAGAAAAGCTTAAAAATAGTGTGTTAGAAAAAAATCCGCTATTAAAGATGTTTTTAAATGATTCGTTAATTGAAAAAATAAAATCATACTTTAAAAAGTCCATTTTGGAAAATAAAGAGGAAATAGTGGAAGAAATAATAAAAATCGCAGAAGACAAAATAAATTTTAAAGAAATTATGCTTGAAAAAATGAAAAATTTTTCATTAGAAGAAATGGAAAAAATTATTTTGTCTGTGTCTAAAAATGAATTGAAACATATTGAGATTATCGGTGGGGTATTAGGAGGAATAATTGCATTATTTCAGTTTTTTATAATGTTATTATTAAAACAGATATAA
- a CDS encoding flavodoxin, whose amino-acid sequence MATLNIIYYTGTGNTADMAKYIGEGAENAGADVKLINVEEADESAINADFVAFGSPAVGAEEIAPEMVEFFEGIKEQIIGKTVGLFGSYDWGQGGWMETWREEMINEGFSTVNDGLIIHLAVDDDEKIEKCKEYGKAIVG is encoded by the coding sequence ATGGCAACATTAAATATAATTTATTACACAGGTACTGGAAATACTGCAGATATGGCAAAATACATTGGTGAAGGAGCAGAAAATGCTGGAGCTGATGTAAAATTGATAAATGTAGAAGAAGCTGACGAAAGTGCAATCAATGCTGATTTTGTAGCATTTGGATCGCCTGCTGTCGGTGCAGAAGAAATTGCACCAGAAATGGTTGAATTCTTTGAAGGGATAAAAGAACAGATTATCGGGAAAACAGTTGGGCTTTTCGGCTCTTATGACTGGGGACAAGGTGGTTGGATGGAAACTTGGCGTGAAGAAATGATAAATGAAGGATTTTCTACTGTAAATGATGGTCTTATAATTCATCTGGCTGTTGATGACGATGAAAAAATTGAGAAATGCAAGGAATATGGAAAAGCAATAGTTGGTTAA
- a CDS encoding acetate/propionate family kinase, whose amino-acid sequence MKILVINCGSSSAKFELIDMTNEQSLAKGNCERIGIANPIFSYKNLLTGEKIDKMEVPMENHTVAVELILKTLQDEKIGVISSVDEIDSIGHRIVHGGEYYEKSVIVDDEVIKNLEEIAPLAPLHNPAHIMGIKVVQKLLPGKKNVVVFDTAFHQTMPGKAYMYPYPYEDYTDLKVRKYGFHGTSHRYVSEVAREMLGKEDSKIIVCHLGNGASISAVQNGKVVDTSMGMTPLAGVMMGTRTGDVDPASVIYVMRKRELSLDEMNNRMNKQSGILGIFGESSDFRDLDTARRNGNEKAQLAYEMFCYRIQLYIGAYVAAMNGVDAIAFTGGIGENSVGVKKHICESLSYFGIELDEEKNAQRLPGNVELSTKNSLVKIYKIETAEELVIARDTYRLTK is encoded by the coding sequence ATGAAAATTTTGGTAATAAATTGTGGGAGTTCATCAGCAAAATTTGAACTTATTGACATGACAAATGAGCAGTCATTAGCTAAAGGAAATTGTGAAAGAATAGGAATTGCAAATCCTATTTTCAGTTATAAAAATCTGCTTACTGGAGAAAAAATTGATAAAATGGAAGTTCCGATGGAAAACCATACAGTTGCGGTAGAATTGATTCTAAAAACGCTTCAAGATGAGAAAATAGGGGTAATTTCAAGCGTGGATGAAATAGATTCAATAGGACATAGAATTGTCCACGGTGGAGAATACTATGAAAAATCTGTAATTGTAGATGACGAAGTTATAAAAAACCTTGAGGAAATAGCACCGCTTGCACCTTTACATAATCCAGCACATATAATGGGAATAAAAGTTGTCCAAAAATTGCTTCCCGGTAAAAAGAACGTGGTTGTATTTGACACGGCTTTCCATCAAACAATGCCAGGAAAAGCGTATATGTATCCATATCCTTATGAAGACTATACTGACTTGAAAGTTAGAAAATATGGATTTCATGGGACTTCTCACAGATATGTAAGTGAAGTGGCAAGAGAAATGTTAGGAAAAGAAGATTCTAAAATTATAGTTTGTCACCTTGGAAATGGAGCAAGCATTTCAGCAGTTCAAAATGGTAAAGTCGTAGATACATCAATGGGAATGACACCGCTTGCAGGAGTTATGATGGGAACAAGAACAGGAGATGTAGATCCAGCCTCTGTTATTTATGTTATGAGAAAAAGAGAACTCTCTTTGGATGAAATGAACAATAGAATGAATAAACAGTCTGGGATTTTAGGAATATTTGGAGAAAGTTCAGATTTTCGTGATTTAGATACAGCAAGAAGAAACGGAAATGAAAAGGCTCAATTGGCTTATGAAATGTTCTGCTATAGAATACAACTTTATATTGGAGCTTATGTTGCAGCAATGAATGGTGTTGATGCAATTGCCTTTACTGGTGGAATTGGAGAAAATTCAGTTGGAGTGAAAAAACATATATGTGAATCGCTTTCATACTTTGGAATCGAACTTGATGAAGAAAAAAATGCACAAAGATTACCAGGAAATGTAGAGTTATCAACAAAAAATTCATTAGTTAAAATTTACAAGATTGAAACAGCAGAAGAGCTTGTAATTGCAAGAGATACTTATAGATTAACAAAATAA